The Anoxybacillus amylolyticus DNA segment TTGTCCTACTCATCCTTATTATCAAATGTTAGACGAATACTGCTTCAAATCAAAGAATTTGTACAACTTTGCAAACTATCAGGTCAGGCAAACTTTTTTTCAACATGGCACATACCTTTCTTACAACAAGCTAGACAAACTGCTCAAAACGAAAGGAATGGACGCAGACTATCGGGCGATGCCGCTTGCTCAATGTGCACAACAAACGTTAAGAGTGTTGCATCAAAACTGGAAATCGTTTTTTAAAGCCATGAAAGATTGGAGTAAAAACAAAGAAAAATATACAGGCAGACCGAAGCCGCCGAAATATTTAAAAAAAGACGGACGATATGTGCTTGTGCTAACAAACCAATCATGCAAAATAAAAGATGATGACATTGTGTTCCCCGAATGTTTTCAAGGTTTTCGGCTAAAGACAGCGATAAAAGGAAAGTTACAACAAGTCAGATTCATTCCCAAACACCGCCATATCGTCATCGAAGTCGTTTATAAAATAAGTATTCCAAAACAAAAACGAGATCATGGTAAATATTTGAGTATTGATTTAGGATTAGATAACTTCGCAACCATTGTCAACAATGTAGGCGTAAAACCTATCGCCATCAATGGTAAAGGTCTAAAATCCGTCAATCAATACTACAACAAACAAATAAGCCATTATCGCAAAGTGGCGAAACAGATGAATCGCTTAGATTGGACAAAACGAATGAGTAGATGGACAGAAAAACGAAACCATATCGTTGAAAACTTTATGCACCAAGCAAGTCGCTTTGTCATCAAATATGCGTTGTCTTTGGACTGTGATACGATTGTTGTTGGGATGAATAAAGATTGGAAACGTGAAGTACATCTTGGAAAGCGCACGAATCAATCGTTCGTCCACATTCCGTATCAAACGTTTATTCATCAATTGAGGTACAAAGCAGAACAGCACGGCATTCGTGTCATCGTCACGGAAGAAAGCTATACATCCAAATGTAGTTCTTTAGACATGGAAGAAATCAAGAAACAAAAACAGTACAAAGGAACGCGCATCAAGCGAGGGTTGTTTCAATCCGCGAACAGAGTGCTCATCAACGCAGATGTCAATGGGGCATACAACATCATGAGAAAAGTATTCCCAAAGGCGTTTGCCAATGGGATAGAGGGTGTGGGGTTACACCCAATCAGAGTACATGTAGCTTAATCTACATGGACTGATAAACAATTTTATTAAAATCTTTGTCGTTATTTTATGATTTTAATAAAATTGATAACCTGAACAAGCAGATATTAAGGTTACTACAGGAGCGGTCCAATCTGTCTGTTTTCCTGGTCTGTGCGTTGATTTGCAAGAAATATTCCATTAATGGTGAAAAGCAACCGTGCGTGCGATTGTTCATAAGTAAATTTATCCAAATTGCCCTCCCCTTAGGAGGGCTTTTGTGTTATCATGTTTTTTAGGTGCAATCGTATAGGCAGGGTGGTTGGTCACACCCTATCCCCTACAGAAAGGGGGTGTGACCATGAAGAGCAATTTCGACGTAGAAACGGCAACGTTGATGGTCTTGCTCATCACATTGGTGATTACTATCGTTGACAAAATGACTTCAAAAAAATAGTAATCCACCCTGCCGCCAAGCTTTAGGTGGATTACTTTTGCCTAACTGGTGACCGACCACTTCGGTCTATACGGTTGTACCCATAAGCTATGATAACCATAACTCACTAAATAAAATATATGTGAATTTCATGTTGATTATACTCTTTTTCCTTTATTATATTTCAATTAGTTTTAAAAGTAAAGGGTATAGAAAAAGCGCATTCCTCCCCCACTTACTCCTTTCACTCGTTGAAGTCGGGATCTTTTTTATGCTTCTCATGGATTTATGATTGCGATGAGGAGTACTGTTGTTGCATGGACAGATTATTTAGCTTTTAATGCGCGAATTTCATTTTCTTGTTCTAGTGAGCGAAATGCGAGTGATTGGAGAACGAGCTCTTGCCGCGCTTGGTTGGTGATGACATCGTCTAGTTTTCGTAGCGCTTCAGCGAGGGTTTGTTTCATGGTTGGGATTTCGTTAATGGCTTCTAACGTTTCCATCACCGCTTGTTTAATAAACGGAATGTCTGCCACATCTTCTTTCGTCGCCATTGTTTGTTCGATGTGGCTCACGCGACCTTCTAGAGCCCGAATATCCTCTTTTAGCGCAGCCACATCCTCTTTCGTCGCCATCGTTTGCTCGATATGGCTAATGCGCTTGTCCATGGCAGCGATATCGTCTTTGGTGGCCATCGTTTGTTCGATGTGGCTAATACGTTTGTCCATGGCGGCAATATCGTCTTTGGTGGCCATCGTTTGCTCGATATGGCTAATGCGTTTGTCCATGGCGGCAATATCGTCTTTGGTTGCCATCGTTTGTTCGATGTGGCTAATGCGTTTGTTCATGGCGGCAATATCGTCTTTGGTGGCCATCGTTTGTTCGATGTGGCTAATGCGTTTGTTCATGGCGGCAATATCGTCTTTGGTGGCCATCGTTTGTTCGATGTGGCTAATGCGTTTGTTCATGGCGGCAATATCGTCTTTGGTGGCCATCGTTTGTTCGATGTGGCTAATGCGTTTGTCCATGGCGGCAATATCGTCTTTCGTCGCCATATTCGCACGCAAAAATGACAGCTCATCAAAAATACGTTGTAACAACTGCTCCATCATGTTCACCTCCTTTTTTCCGTTCCTATTATATCATTATTCGACAAAAAGAAGCAGGATCGAAAGGAAAATATGACAAAAAATTTTTTGAATTTTTTTCGCTCTTCACCAAAAGTTGTACTTGATTTTTTCATAACATGCCCTACTTATGTTTCCGAGGAAAAACCAGCGAACTAATGTTTTTTTTGCATATACTTGTTCAGAGAAGTTTACCGTTTGTCAAGTACATGTTGTGGTGATGAACCAAAATTTATTATTTATGACTCTTCACTACAAAATATACTAGACAATCAGGTTATTTTCTGATTTAAAAAGTACGAAAAGAAAGAGAGCGTTGGATTTTCGAACTTTCTCTTCCCAAACAATGTCCGTTATGCCCTGTCTGCTTGAAACGCACGATCAAAATGACATGCAAAAAGAAGCAATGGATGCATGACTATGCTCAACGAATCGGCATTTTTTGGATTGAACTTCCTTTGGAACGCAGACGTTGTGGCATGACATTCAGCACTTCTTATCCCGGAATTTCCTCTCGAAGTATGGCGACGGATGCCTTTCAACAATGGGTAGCGCAATCTTGCATAGGGACATCCATTCAGGCAGTGGCTCGTATGCTCGAGCTTCCTTACACGACTGTTGAACGTTGGTTTTATACCCATGCCCCTTCCTTCTTACCGAATTCCATTCAGCCCAAGGCGGTTTGTGTGGATGAGTTTGCTTTTCGAAAAGGGAATGACTATGGGGTGTCAGTCATGGATGCCGAGACGGGAGAAGTGTATGCCATTGAAGCAGGAAAGAAGGAGTAAGCGATATTGAAGAAAATGAGCAAATTGTAAAGACGAACGAAAACCCGCCTATCTAGACGGGTTTTTCATCCTCACCACCATCTCCTCATCTGGCGTGACGTAAATCGTCTGTTGGTTTTCGTAAATAACAAAGCCTGGTTTGGCGCCGCTCGGTTTTTTGACGTAGCGGATGCGCGTATAGTCCACCGGAACGGAGCTGGAGTGGCGCGCTTTGCTGAAATAGGCGGCAAGGTTGGCCGCTTCTAGAATCGTTGGTTCCGACGGATTTTTGCTGCGAATGACGACGTGCGAGCCAGGGATGTCTTTCGTATGAAGCCAAATGTCGTCTTTGCTCGCCAGTTTGTTTGTCAAATAATCGTTTTGCTTATTGTTTTTGCCGACGAGAATTTCCGTGCCGTCGCTTGATACGTAGCGCTCGAGTTCAATCGTGCGCGGCTTTTGTTTTTTCTGTTTTGTCGCTTTCGCCCGCAAATAGCCTTGCTCCGTCAATTCTTCGCGAATTTCTTCAATATCTTTCGGTGCGGCTGTCTCTAACTGCTGCAGAAGTGTATCAAAATAGGTAATCTCTTCTTTCGTTCGCTCGATTTGTTGCTGCACGATGGCGAGCGAGTTTTTCGCCTTTTGGTATTTTTGAAAATAGCTTTGTGCGTTTTCTGACGGCGTTTTTTGTTCATCAAGCGGAATCGTGATCGTTGCGCCGTTTTCATCGTAATAGTTGACGACTTTCATTTCTTTCATCCCGCGCTTCATTGCGTAAAGATTTGCTGTTAACAATTCGCCATATAGCCGGTATTGTTCTGCCTGTTTTGCTTCTTCAAGCGTTTGTTCTAGCTTCCGTAGCTTTTTCTCATTTTTTGCTTTTTCATTTGCGACAAACCGCTCTAAGTCATGCGCTTGTTGTTTGACGCGGTCGCGCTCGGCTTTCCCAAAATAAAAGCGGTCAAGCATCTCGCTTAATGTATGGAATGTTTTTCCTTCCGCCTGCACATGCAAAAGCGGTAGCGCGTAAAATATTTCTTTTTGCCCATGTGTATAAATAGTTGGCGTAAATTGACCGTTTCGTACTTCTTCCATCATAGCGATAAAACTTTTCGGCAACGTCGCCCGGTTAGCTAGTCCTGCGCGAAAGACAACTTCTTTAGCAAGGAGTGGCGAAATGCCAGCAAAAGAAGCAACGAGCTGGTCCGATAGTTTCCCTGCATGAAAATCAATCGTTGTTAGCACTGTTTCTTCTGTTGCCAAGAGCGGGTTCACCTTTCCGTGCGATGGAGGTGCAACGTACTGATAGCCAGGCAATACCGTTCGATAACGATTGACAGCAGGGGAAAGATGTTTAATGCTATCAATGATTGTATTCGTTTGTTTATCGATAAGAATAATGTTGCTATGGCGTCCCATCATTTCCACAATGAGCTGTTTTACGGATATATCCCCGATTTCGTTTCTCGCTTTCGTCTCGATGACGATGATGCGGTCAAAATCAACTTGGTGAATCGATTCGATGATACTTCCTTCTAAATGTTTGCGCAACAGCATGCAAAACATTGGCGGTTCCGTCGGGTTGTCGTACGTTTCGTTCGTCAAATGAACGCGCGCGTAGCTCGGGTGCGCCGACAGCAGCAATTTATGATTTTGCCCGCACGCCCGAATATAAAGCACAAGTTCGTGCGGAAACGGCTGATAAATTTTTGTGATGCGCCCGCCTTCGAGCGCTGCTTTCAACTCTTTTGTCATTGCATATGTAAACACTCCGTCAAACGACATAAAAAACACCTTTCTACCTTTTTCTTTCATTATACCATATCATTTTTTCGGACATGTCTGAATAAGCTTTCATAGAAACGATCGATAAGCGTTTTTCGTTCGCCGTCCAAACAAAACAATTTCATACCGCCTATAAGCAAATGGTGTTTTTCATTCTAAATTGCTTATAGGGTTGAAGATTTTTAAAGAGGAGGGAAAGACATGCAGTGGCATACGCTCGCACCAAACGATGTGGCGAAAGAAACGAGCACGAACGTAACAACAGGGTTAACGACAGAGGAAGCGAAAAAACGGTTGAAACGGTTCGGGGAAAATAGGCTAAAAGAGGCGAAAAAACAGTCAGCGCTTTTATTGTTTCTTCATCAGTTTCAAGATTTTATGGTGCTTGTGCTGCTTGTGGCAACGGTCATTTCGGGTTTTCTTGGCGAATACGTCGATGCGATTGCCATTATCGTCATCGTCGTTATGAACGCCTGCCTAGGTTTTTTTCAAGAACGGCGGGCGGAAAAATCGCTTGAGGCGTTAAAACAGCTATCTGCCCCGCAAGCGACTGTGTTGCGCGATGGCGAATGGGTAAAGGTGCGCTCTCAAGAACTTGTGGTCGGCGATGTGATTAAATTTTCAAGTGGTGACCGAATTGGCGCAGACGTCCGGCTTATCGACGCTAAAGGATTAGAAATCGAAGAATCGGCGCTCACTGGGGAGTCTGTACCAACTAACAAAGTAGCCGCTCCGCTTACAGATGAACAGGCGACAATTGGTGATTTACATAACATGGCGTTTATGGGTACGTTGGTGACGCGAGGAAGCGGTGTTGGCATCGTCATTGCGACAGGAATGAAAACAGCGATGGGGCAAATTGCGAACCTTCTTCAAGAAGCAGAAACGGCAACGACCCCGTTGCAGCGCAAACTAGAACAGCTCGGGAAAATTTTAATCGTTGTGGCGCTGTTGCTTACTTTCCTAGTTGTCGTCGTCGGTGTGATGCAAGGACACGAACTGTACGAAATGTTTTTGGCGGGGGTATCGCTTGCGGTGGCCGCCATTCCGGAAGGATTGCCAGCCATTGTCACGATCGCGTTGGCGCTTGGCGTACAGCGTATGATTAAGAAAAATGCGATCGTTCGTAAACTTCCAGCCGTTGAAACGTTAGGTTGCGCCTCTGTCATTTGTTCGGACAAAACGGGAACGATGACAGAAAATATGATGACGGTTACGCATCTATGGGCGAGCGGAAAAACGTGGACGGTGAGCGGAACAGGGTTAGAAACGAGCGGAAAGTTTTATGAGCACGATCGCCCGATCGATGAGAAAAAAGAAACAACGCTGCAGCAACTAGCAACGTTCGGTGCGCTTTGCAACAACGCACAAGTAAAAGAAAAAAATCACCGCCGTTACATCGACGGTGACCCGACCGAAGGAGCGCTACTTGTCGCGGCCATGAAAGCGGGGATAACAAAAGAACGGCTCGAAGCTGACTTTACGATAGAACATGAATTTCCGTTCGATTCGGAACGAAAAATGATGACAGTTATTGTAAGAGATCGAAATGGTCGTCGTTTTATTATCACAAAAGGTGCCCCAGACGTCCTGTTAGAAAGAAGCGACCGCGTTAGTTGGAACGGACGCGAACAACCAATGACTTCCGCTTGGCGAAAAACGGTGCAAGAAGTGATCCAAACGATGGCAAATAAAGCGTTGCGCACAATTGCGATTGCTTATCGTCCGCTTGCTATGCACGAACGAATAACAACAGAAAAAGACGCCGAAAAAGCGCTTATTTTCGTCGGTATCGAAGGGATGATCGACCCGCCGCGCCCGGAAGTGAAAAAAGCCATTCACCAATGCAAAGAAGCAGGTATTAAAACGGTCATGATTACCGGCGATCATGTGCTCACAGCGAAAGCCATCGCCAAACAGCTCGGCATTTTGCCTCCGAATGGAAAAGTAATGGATGGTGCTACGCTCTCGCAACTTTCAGTCGATGAACTCGAAGAAGTGGTCGATGATATCTATGTATTTGCTCGCGTATCGCCAGAACATAAACTAAAAATTGTGAAGGCGTTGCAGCGCAAAGGACATGTCGTCGCGATGACCGGCGACGGTGTCAATGATGCCCCAGCCATTAAATCAGCCGATATCGGCGTTGCAATGGGGCGATCAGGAACGGATGTAGCAAAAGAAGCCGCAGCACTTGTTTTGCTTGATGATAATTTTGCGACGATTCAAGCCGCCATCCATGAAGGAAGAAACATTTACGAAAACATTCGCAAATTTATTCGCTACTTGCTCGCTTCGAACGTCGGCGAAATTTTAGTGATGTTGTTTGCCATGTTGCTTGCATTGCCACTGCCGCTCGTGCCAATTCAAATTTTATGGGTCAATCTTGTCACAGATGGACTGCCGGCGTTGGCGCTTGGATTAGACAAAGCAGAAGAAAACGTGATGAAACGAAAGCCGCGTCACCCAAAAGAAGGCGTATTTGCCCGCGGGCTCGGCTGGAAAATCGTCAGCCGCGGCTTTGTCATCGGACTTGTGACGCTTGCAGCGTTTAAGGCCGTTTATGAACGAAGCGGCGAAAATCTTGTATATGCGCAGACGGCAGCGTTTGCGACATTAGTGATGGCGCAGCTGATTCACGTCTTTGATTGCCGCTGTGAGCGTTCTATTTTAGACCGTAATCCGTTTGGCAACCTATACCTTGTTGGCGCAGTGCTGTTATCGATGTTGTTGATGTTAGTAGTCATTTATTATCCGCCATTGCAAAGCGTATTTCATACTGTTCCGCTGGCGTTGGTTGACTGGCTGCTCATTGGCGGACTCTCGGCATTGCCGACATTTTTATTTGCCGGTTCGTTTTTTGCAAGAAAATCAAGGATAAATATGTTATAATATGCAAGGTGATAGGGAATTTCCTATGACCTTTTCTTTTTCAAGACGTGTAATGGAAGTGATAACATGGTATGCAGCATGACAGGCTTTGGCCGAAGCAAACAAGTGACGGAACGCATGAGTGTAACGGTAGAAATGAAATCTGTTAACCACCGCTTTTGTGAAATTTCTGTCCGCCTCCCTAGACAATTGCTAATCTTTGAGGATAAAATAAAAAAAGTAATTTCACAGCACGTTCAACGGGGAAGGGTGGAAGTGTTTGTTACGATTGAAGGAGAAGGATGGACGAAACGGAAGTTGCATGTCGATTGGCAGCTGCTAAGCGACTATTATGAGCAGCTAAAAGAAGCCGCTACTCGCTTTATGTTACAAGACCGTGTGACGTTAGAGCAGTTGTTTCAACTCGAAGGAGTAGTTGAAGTGATGGAGGAAGAAACAGGAAATGAAGAAGTTGAACAGCTTC contains these protein-coding regions:
- a CDS encoding Rqc2 family fibronectin-binding protein, which gives rise to MSFDGVFTYAMTKELKAALEGGRITKIYQPFPHELVLYIRACGQNHKLLLSAHPSYARVHLTNETYDNPTEPPMFCMLLRKHLEGSIIESIHQVDFDRIIVIETKARNEIGDISVKQLIVEMMGRHSNIILIDKQTNTIIDSIKHLSPAVNRYRTVLPGYQYVAPPSHGKVNPLLATEETVLTTIDFHAGKLSDQLVASFAGISPLLAKEVVFRAGLANRATLPKSFIAMMEEVRNGQFTPTIYTHGQKEIFYALPLLHVQAEGKTFHTLSEMLDRFYFGKAERDRVKQQAHDLERFVANEKAKNEKKLRKLEQTLEEAKQAEQYRLYGELLTANLYAMKRGMKEMKVVNYYDENGATITIPLDEQKTPSENAQSYFQKYQKAKNSLAIVQQQIERTKEEITYFDTLLQQLETAAPKDIEEIREELTEQGYLRAKATKQKKQKPRTIELERYVSSDGTEILVGKNNKQNDYLTNKLASKDDIWLHTKDIPGSHVVIRSKNPSEPTILEAANLAAYFSKARHSSSVPVDYTRIRYVKKPSGAKPGFVIYENQQTIYVTPDEEMVVRMKNPSR
- a CDS encoding RNA-guided endonuclease InsQ/TnpB family protein, with translation MEASRVERHIICPTHPYYQMLDEYCFKSKNLYNFANYQVRQTFFQHGTYLSYNKLDKLLKTKGMDADYRAMPLAQCAQQTLRVLHQNWKSFFKAMKDWSKNKEKYTGRPKPPKYLKKDGRYVLVLTNQSCKIKDDDIVFPECFQGFRLKTAIKGKLQQVRFIPKHRHIVIEVVYKISIPKQKRDHGKYLSIDLGLDNFATIVNNVGVKPIAINGKGLKSVNQYYNKQISHYRKVAKQMNRLDWTKRMSRWTEKRNHIVENFMHQASRFVIKYALSLDCDTIVVGMNKDWKREVHLGKRTNQSFVHIPYQTFIHQLRYKAEQHGIRVIVTEESYTSKCSSLDMEEIKKQKQYKGTRIKRGLFQSANRVLINADVNGAYNIMRKVFPKAFANGIEGVGLHPIRVHVA
- a CDS encoding calcium-translocating P-type ATPase, SERCA-type, with the protein product MQWHTLAPNDVAKETSTNVTTGLTTEEAKKRLKRFGENRLKEAKKQSALLLFLHQFQDFMVLVLLVATVISGFLGEYVDAIAIIVIVVMNACLGFFQERRAEKSLEALKQLSAPQATVLRDGEWVKVRSQELVVGDVIKFSSGDRIGADVRLIDAKGLEIEESALTGESVPTNKVAAPLTDEQATIGDLHNMAFMGTLVTRGSGVGIVIATGMKTAMGQIANLLQEAETATTPLQRKLEQLGKILIVVALLLTFLVVVVGVMQGHELYEMFLAGVSLAVAAIPEGLPAIVTIALALGVQRMIKKNAIVRKLPAVETLGCASVICSDKTGTMTENMMTVTHLWASGKTWTVSGTGLETSGKFYEHDRPIDEKKETTLQQLATFGALCNNAQVKEKNHRRYIDGDPTEGALLVAAMKAGITKERLEADFTIEHEFPFDSERKMMTVIVRDRNGRRFIITKGAPDVLLERSDRVSWNGREQPMTSAWRKTVQEVIQTMANKALRTIAIAYRPLAMHERITTEKDAEKALIFVGIEGMIDPPRPEVKKAIHQCKEAGIKTVMITGDHVLTAKAIAKQLGILPPNGKVMDGATLSQLSVDELEEVVDDIYVFARVSPEHKLKIVKALQRKGHVVAMTGDGVNDAPAIKSADIGVAMGRSGTDVAKEAAALVLLDDNFATIQAAIHEGRNIYENIRKFIRYLLASNVGEILVMLFAMLLALPLPLVPIQILWVNLVTDGLPALALGLDKAEENVMKRKPRHPKEGVFARGLGWKIVSRGFVIGLVTLAAFKAVYERSGENLVYAQTAAFATLVMAQLIHVFDCRCERSILDRNPFGNLYLVGAVLLSMLLMLVVIYYPPLQSVFHTVPLALVDWLLIGGLSALPTFLFAGSFFARKSRINML